ATTAACCCTGAGCGGGACGCGGTAATTGATGTCGAGCTGAGGCCCGGTTCGCCCGAGCTGACCGATATATTCGACCGTGAAACCGCCACCCATCAGGCAAATGACACGTCGGCGGCCGTCGGATACGCCCCTTTTTCCCCAACAGAGCAAATGGTGCTCGCCACCGAAACTTACTTGAATTCTTCCGGTTTCAAGGAAGAATTTCCCGTTTCAGGAGAAGATATCAAGGTGATGGGGTATCGCACCGGTGCTCGCCTCCAGCTAACCGTTGCAATGCCGCTTGTTGACAGATTTATCGATAGCGTAGACGCATATTTTACCTATAAACAGGATATCCTCGAACATATTAGCGGATATGTAAACGGCGCTAAACAGCCGGGCTTGGACACCGTGGATGTGTACCTCAATACTTTGGATGATCGCAATCGCGGGATGGCAGGCATGTATCTCAGCGTTACCGGCACGTCGGCTGAAGACGCCGACTCGGGCGAAGTCGGCCGGGGCAACAGGGTGAACGGTGTCATCGCGCTTAATCGCCCGATGGGAACCGAAGCGGCCGCAGGCAAGAACCCCGTAAGCCATGTCGGCAAGATTTACACTATCCTCAGCCACCGTATTGCCGGTGAAGTATATAACGCGGTCGACGGCATTAAGGAGATATATATCTGGCTCTGCAGCCAAATAGGGCAGCCAATCGATCAGCCGAAGATAGCTTCCGCCCAGGTGATTCTGGAGGAAGGCGTCACCATCGAGCATGTCGAGCCGCTTATCCGCGAAGTCATCGATTTGGAACTCGCAAACGTCACCGCGTTTACCATGGAGCTTGCGAGGGGAGCCTATAGGGTATATTAAGCGATTTTTTTGCGCATCATGGCGTGTTCGCGAGCTATGTCGTTTTGTTTCTTACCCCTACTAGCAATCTGGCCCACAACGTATGCA
This sequence is a window from Candidatus Aquicultor sp.. Protein-coding genes within it:
- a CDS encoding methionine adenosyltransferase, with product MKQQRNIVIDNLAGRTVPEHEVEIVERKGIGHPDSICDAIMEDISVALSKEYLSRFGRILHHNVDKGLLIAGEVERKLGGGMVIEPMKLVIGDRATFEYNGVRIPVEHIARDTANKWLRDSLRFINPERDAVIDVELRPGSPELTDIFDRETATHQANDTSAAVGYAPFSPTEQMVLATETYLNSSGFKEEFPVSGEDIKVMGYRTGARLQLTVAMPLVDRFIDSVDAYFTYKQDILEHISGYVNGAKQPGLDTVDVYLNTLDDRNRGMAGMYLSVTGTSAEDADSGEVGRGNRVNGVIALNRPMGTEAAAGKNPVSHVGKIYTILSHRIAGEVYNAVDGIKEIYIWLCSQIGQPIDQPKIASAQVILEEGVTIEHVEPLIREVIDLELANVTAFTMELARGAYRVY